A stretch of Pseudorhodobacter turbinis DNA encodes these proteins:
- a CDS encoding ABC transporter ATP-binding protein produces MTTLVDISGLKAGYGNTKVLFGIDMDITAGQVSTLMGRNGMGKTTTVRCLMGLLKASAGKISINGKDMTGAPPYAVARAGLGLVPEGRRIFPSLSVSENLRATARPVAEGWTEARVYDTFPRLGQRKKNFGFQLSGGEQQMLAIGRALMTNPSLLILDEATEGLAPLIREEIWSMLGMLKRQGLTILLIDKNLDELSRISDRYFLIEKGEIAWKGDAADFASQRSHVEQFLHL; encoded by the coding sequence ATGACTACGCTTGTAGACATCAGCGGGCTAAAGGCCGGCTACGGCAATACCAAGGTGCTTTTTGGCATTGATATGGACATCACGGCGGGTCAGGTCAGCACCCTGATGGGGCGCAACGGGATGGGCAAGACAACCACCGTGCGCTGTCTGATGGGGTTATTGAAAGCGTCCGCTGGCAAGATCTCGATCAACGGCAAGGATATGACTGGCGCGCCGCCCTATGCGGTGGCACGGGCAGGATTGGGTCTGGTGCCCGAAGGCCGCCGCATCTTTCCCTCGCTCAGCGTAAGTGAGAACCTGCGCGCCACCGCCCGCCCTGTGGCCGAGGGCTGGACCGAAGCGCGCGTCTACGACACGTTTCCGCGTCTGGGCCAGCGCAAGAAGAACTTTGGCTTCCAGCTATCGGGTGGAGAGCAGCAGATGCTGGCCATCGGCCGCGCATTGATGACCAATCCAAGTCTTCTGATCCTCGACGAGGCGACCGAAGGTCTGGCGCCGCTGATCCGTGAGGAAATCTGGAGCATGCTGGGGATGCTCAAGCGTCAGGGATTGACGATCTTGTTAATTGATAAAAATCTGGACGAGCTGAGCCGGATTTCAGACCGCTATTTCTTAATTGAAAAGGGCGAGATCGCGTGGAAAGGCGATGCGGCGGATTTTGCGTCACAAAGGTCGCACGTCGAGCAGTTCCTGCACCTCTAA